One segment of Engraulis encrasicolus isolate BLACKSEA-1 chromosome 7, IST_EnEncr_1.0, whole genome shotgun sequence DNA contains the following:
- the zgc:77262 gene encoding RNA-binding protein lark, giving the protein MVKVFVGNLNTSTKEEELREVFEKYGTVVDCDIISNYGFVHMSEEEEAKKAVAELNKHRLNGFNMTVQFATTRVRNATKIHVGNIPEGVTALRVRELFQEYGKVLECDVLKKYAFVHMQRHKDAMEAIHKLNHSKLEGQTLFVSLSHTNPGKQAPPPHEPYPPGPPHHHHHYPPHPYPPAAYPPLRSRPLGRLPPPPPPPSRLRPLPPPPPPPMRLRPPRYDYDHDPYDIPPPPPPSLHDRNGLDRPLRRPPLCAYEAPLERRALPPPPAHLYRERSPLRSLPGPPTRRPVPPPLAPLARSGPPYQRYATTARFDQDEYYY; this is encoded by the coding sequence ATGGTGAAAGTGTTTGTGGGCAACCTGaacacctccaccaaggaggagGAGCTGCGCGAGGTCTTCGAGAAGTACGGCACGGTGGTGGACTGTGACATCATCTCCAACTATGGCTTCGTGCACatgagcgaggaggaggaggccaagaAGGCCGTGGCGGAGCTCAACAAGCACCGCCTCAACGGCTTCAACATGACGGTGCAGTTCGCCACCACCAGGGTGCGCAACGCCACCAAGATCCACGTGGGCAACATCCCTGAGGGCGTGACGGCGCTGCGCGTGCGCGAGCTCTTCCAGGAGTACGGCAAGGTGCTGGAATGCGACGTGCTGAAGAAGTACGCCTTTGTGCACATGCAGCGGCACAAGGACGCCATGGAGGCCATCCACAAGCTCAACCACAGCAAGCTGGAGGGCCAGACGCTCTTTGTCTCGCTCTCGCACACCAACCCAGGCAAGCAGGCGCCTCCCCCCCATGAGCCGTACCCACCGGgtccccctcaccaccaccaccactacccacccCACCCTTACCCGCCCGCCGCCTACCCGCCCCTGAGGAGCCGGCCCCTCGGTCGCCTACCGCCCCCTCCTCCCCCGCCCTCTCGCCTGCGTCccctgcccccgcccccgccGCCCCCCATGCGCCTGAGGCCGCCCCGCTACGACTACGATCATGACCCGTACGACATCCCGCCACCTCCGCCCCCTTCTCTCCACGACCGCAACGGTCTGGACAGGCCCCTTCGCCGTCCGCCCCTCTGCGCCTACGAGGCGCCCCTAGAGCGCCGGGCCCTGCCCCCCCCTCCCGCGCACCTGTATCGAGAGCGCAGCCCGCTACGTTCCCTGCCCGGCCCGCCCACACGCCGACCTGTGCCACCGCCTCTGGCCCCCCTCGCCCGCTCGGGCCCGCCATACCAGCGCTACGCCACCACCGCTCGCTTCGATCAGGACGAGTACTATTACTGA